One segment of Brassica napus cultivar Da-Ae chromosome C3, Da-Ae, whole genome shotgun sequence DNA contains the following:
- the LOC106448753 gene encoding E3 ubiquitin-protein ligase PRT6 isoform X3, producing METDSRANNSLLKRLASVGVPKKCCSKRGLVEFVRSNRSRTSEIVSALLPTDEDVKIGLKGTRERSRLSAVSPTMKKRFRESMSWLQWLMFQDEPGVSLKSLAKLNVDQRGVCGSVWGENDIAYRCRTCESDSTCAICVACFENGDHSSHDYSITYTSGGCCDCGDDAAWKQEGFCSNHKGSEQIQPLSENLAESVGPVLDALFACWNSKLLSAEGIRKKDARSNDALAVRQKMSNEMTFAVVEMLLGFYKSSESLLSFVSRRIVASSGLLILLVKAERFLDQDVMKKLHDLFLKLIGDPVFKPEFAKALVSYYPLVVSGAVEKGDDPKFMKYPILPLFSVQFFTVPTLATVLVKEMNLLAMLLGCLSDIFLSCCGEDGGVLQATKWVRLCEISDRVIADLKYVTSHDVVSKYATHEHLELSRSWLKLLTVAQGMDPLKRETGIHIEEENENMHLFFDLSHSIAGIHSLLVNGAYSPASDEQLENERTTKADGDGERYAKVGKLSHKDSVCTAMASEVHEVDAFRTLIPSSAIWLIRECLKVLETCLGNDEGISKFLCKLVSPSGRSVSSRGPSTEVQADVRTDCRRVSRNSSDPTENASGVHILGLCDWPDIHYDVSFQAISVHLPLHRLLSLLIGKALRMCYGESTLHHGVNDFFSYVLGDFHPCGFSALVMEHVLRVRVFCAQVIAGMWKKNGDTALVSCEWYRSVRRSEQGLELDLFLLQCCGALAPADSYVNKLLSRFGLSSYLSLNLDITNEYEPVLVQEMLALLIQILQERRFCGFSTAESLRREIICKLATGDFTRSQLVKSLPRDLSKSDELQEVLDNVSDYCNPSGMNQGKYSLRSSCWKELDLYHPRLHSGELQSAEERFSRYCGVSALATQLPRWRMIYPPLKGLSRIGTCKATFQIISSALYYALQSGTSVKSRAPDGVLITALHLLSLSLDICTQQRESNIQACCVEDSIPILELSGLEIMGINQRTGYESLLSLLVSLMRTRKDDGLHQFPEAGSCNISSWIAKLLKKFSAIDSVCMKLLQSLAPEVVSQSGFDKVTSGAASDAKRKAKARERQAAILAKMKAEQAKFLSTLSSSMDDDDPRSETETSDSLMEQDSEIAVREVCSLCHDPDSKDPVSFLIFLQKSKLLSFVDRGPPSWDQRSQSEKKMSVDGVRVVLRRNFSSDSLMIPHDATSEPATDSVFESLTTRLIRNGQTEKRSSDGMGKDESNMESMEIAMYQTARRKINNVINQSLTHVDQRPHAAESSSERNPVGGLPTLQVRVPDIRSRQTSRHSDVSSDGFHPTDCDGVYLSSCGHAVHQSCLERYLKSLKERSDRRNVFEGAHIVDLKLGEFLCPACRGLANSVLPACAGDLCSVSSIQESSHDMLGKSDAQMPSLRLCEALCLLRSAADEIEDGDCVRTVSLQGDESIRKDLESVSNKLWNFYFSERQENFPGSHWLSQSIVMWDTLKYSLISMEIVTRCAKSSVFPVYCIDSLYEELNTSKGTALSLLLRVVQSTRTKNALHVCQRFVGLKHLAESICSGISSSPSSSIFGSEADSLKNINLLWNRSSDPVLFHDPFSSLMWALFCLPSPFITCQESLLSLVHIFYSVSLVQTIIAYCAGRMFDLSNLDNLLSDISIALRESGGWEYFRSNNMDLSCDIKETIRKYSLPFLRRCAMLWRLLETTTSGKLHEEVDKFDESTSDNMDFMHSPQSELNHVNELEKMFKIPPIDTILSDELLRSSTQTWLGHFQKEYKVYRVKEPLCITPVVPFQLMKLPNLYQDLLQRYIKKPCSSCKEVLEEPALCLLCGRLCSPIRPPCCRESGCQTHAVTCGAGTGVFLLIRRTTILLQRFGRQSSWPSLYLDTFGEEDTNMFRGKRLYLNEERYAALTDMVGSHGLDQSSKVLNQTTLGIFLT from the exons ATGGAGACCGACTCGCGTGCAAATAATTCTCTCCTCAAG aggcTTGCGTCTGTTGGGGTACCTAAGAAATGCTGTTCCAAGCGTGGCCTAGTGGAATTCGTTAGATCTAACCGATCCAGGACTTCGGAGATCGTCTCTGCTCTCTTACCTACAGATGAGGATGTGAAAATTGGATTGAAGGGAACTAGGGAACGGTCTCGCTTGTCTGCGGTGAGTCCCACCATGAAGAAGAGGTTCAGGGAGAGCATGAGCTGGCTGCAGTGGCTGATGTTCCAGGACGAGCCTGGCGTTTCCTTGAAGAGTCTGGCGAAACTGAACGTTGATCAGCGAGGCGTCTGCGGCTCCGTCTGGGGAGAGAACGACATAGCGTATCGGTGCAGGACGTGCGAGAGTGACTCCACTTGCGCGATCTGCGTGGCTTGTTTCGAGAATGGCGATCACAGCTCCCACGACTATTCGATCACCTACACGAGCGGTGGCTGTTGCGATTGTGGGGATGATGCAGCGTGGAAACAAGAAGGTTTCTGTTCGAATCATAAAGGCTCCGAGCAGATTCAGCCCCTCTCGGAGAATCTAGCGGAGTCGGTTGGGCCTGTACTTGATGCTCTTTTTGCTTGCTGGAATAGCAAGCTCTTATCCGCGGAAGGTATTCGTAAGAAAGATGCTAGATCCAACGATGCTCTTGCGGTACGCCAAAAGATGTCCAACGAGATGACATTCGCAGTGGTTGAGATGCTTCTGGGATTTTACAAGTCCAGTGAGAGTTTGCTAAGTTTCGTTTCTAGAAGGATTGTCGCTTCAAGTGGTCTATTGATACTTCTCGTAAAGGCTGAGAGGTTCTTGGACCAAGATGTTATGAAGAAACTGCACGACTTGTTCCTCAAATTGATTGGAGATCCAGTCTTTAAGCCGGAATTTGCAAAAGCGCTTGTGAGTTATTATCCGCTTGTCGTTAGTGGAGCGGTTGAGAAGGGTGATGATCCCAAGTTCATGAAATATCCAATACTGCCTCTGTTTTCTGTGCAATTCTTCACGGTGCCAACTCTAGCAACAGTTCTGGTGAAGGAAATGAATTTGCTAGCAATGCTTTTGGGATGCCTCAGTGatatctttctttcttgttgTGGGGAGGATGGTGGTGTGCTACAG GCTACAAAGTGGGTACGGTTGTGTGAGATAAGTGACCGTGTCATTGCAGACTTGAAATATGTTACGAGCCATGATGTAGTTTCGAAGTACGCAACACATGAACATCTGGAGTTATCAAGATCATGGTTGAAACTATTGACCGTTGCTCAAGGAATGGATCCTCTGAAACGAGAGACTGGAATCCAtattgaagaagaaaatgagaacaTGCATTTGTTCTTTGATTTGAGTCACTCAATAGCTGGTATTCACTCTCTGTTGGTTAATGGTGCATATTCTCCTGCCAGTGATGAACAATTAGAAAATGAGAGAACCACCAAGGCTGATGGAGATGGAGAAAGGTATGCAAAAGTTGGGAAATTGTCTCATAAAGATTCTGTATGTACTG CGATGGCTTCTGAAGTCCACGAAGTTGACGCTTTCCGTACCCTGATTCCTTCTTCTGCCATATGGTTGATACGCGAGTGTTTGAAAGTTCTGGAGACTTGCTTAGGAAATGATGAAGGTATATCAAAATTTCTTTGCAAGTTGGTTTCTCCTAGCGGCAGAAGTGTATCTAGTAGAGGACCGAGTACGGAGGTTCAGGCAGATGTTAGGACTGACTGTAGGAGAGTATCTCGCAACTCTTCCGATCCTACGGAGAATGCATCAGGAGTACATATACTTGGTTTGTGTGATTGGCCGGACATCCACTACGATGTGAGCTTTCAGGCTATATCAGTCCATCTACCGTTACACCGATTGCTTTCTTTGCTCATAGGAAAAGCATTAAGGATGTGTTATGGAGAATCAACTTTGCACCATGGAGTCAACGACTTCTTCAGCTATGTTTTAGGAGATTTCCATCCTTGTGGATTTTCTGCACTTGTTATGGAGCATGTTCTCCGGGTAAGGGTGTTCTGTGCCCAAGTTATCGCTGGAATGTGGAAGAAGAATGGGGATACTGCATTAGTATCTTGTGAGTGGTATCGGTCAGTTCGTCG GTCAGAACAGGGGCTTGAACTTGATCTATTTCTCCTGCAATGTTGTGGTGCGTTGGCTCCTGCAGATTCTTATGTTAATAAGCTTCTCAGTCGGTTTGGGCTCTCGAGCTATCTTTCACTAAACCTCGATATAACAAATGA gtATGAACCAGTTTTGGTCCAGGAAATGCTTGCTCTTCTGATACAGATTCTGCAAGAAAGGCGATTTTGTGGTTTTTCTACTGCTGAAAGTTTGAGAAGAGAGATCATCTGCAAGTTGGCTACTGGAGATTTCACTCGTAGTCAATTGGTCAAATCTTTACCCCGTGATCTCTCCAAGTCGGATGAGCTCCAGGAGGTCTTAGATAACGTTTCAGACTATTGTAATCCATCCGGCATGAACCAG GGAAAGTATTCACTACGGTCATCTTGTTGGAAGGAGTTGGATCTCTATCACCCTCGTTTGCATTCAGGAGAATTGCAATCTGCAGAAGAAAGATTTTCACGCTATTGTGGAGTGTCTGCGTTGGCCACTCAGCTTCCTAGGTGGCGAATGATCTACCCGCCTCTAAAGGGGCTTTCTAGAATAGGAACTTGCAaagccacttttcaaatcatttcctCTGCTTTATACTACGCACTACAGAGTGGTACTTCTGTTAAATCACGTGCTCCAGATGGCGTTCTCATAACCGCTTTGCACTTACTCTCGCTATCATTGGATATTTGCACTCAACAAAGGGAATCTAATATTCAGGCTTGTTGCGTAGAAGATTCGATTCCGATTCTCGAATTGTCTGGTCTGGAAATAATGGGTATAAATCAAAGGACTGGATATGAAAGTTTGTTGTCTCTTCTTGTTTCATTAATGAGGACTCGTAAAGACGATGGTCTCCATCAATTTCCAGAGGCAGGCAGTTGCAATATTTCGTCCTGGATTGCAAAGTTGCTGAAGAAGTTCAGTGCAATTGATTCTGTCTGTATGAAGCTATTGCAAAGTCTTGCCCCGGAGGTTGTCAGTCAATCTGGATTTGATAAAGTCACGTCAGGCGCTGCTTCTGATGCGAAACGCAAGGCTAAAGCTAGAGAGAGGCAGGCTGCTATTCTG GCTAAAATGAAAGCTGAACAGGCAAAATTCTTGTCTACCTTGAGTTCCAGcatggatgatgatgatccaaGATCTGAAACTGAAACAAGTGATTCCCTAATGGAACAGGATTCAGAAATTGCTGTTCGTGAAGTTTGTTCTCTCTGCCATGACCCAGATTCCAAAGACCCGGTTTCTTTCTTGATTTTTCTCCAG AAATCTAAACTTTTGAGTTTTGTGGATAGAGGCCCTCCATCTTGGGATCAACGTTCACAGTCAGAAAAGAAAATGTCCGTTGATGGAGTTCGCGTGGTCCTGAGACGTAATTTTTCCTCAGATAGTTTAATGATTCCGCATGATGCAACCTCTGAGCCTGCTACAGATTCCGTGTTTGAATCTTTAACAACCCGGCTTATAAGGAATGGTCAGACGGAGAAGAGGTCTAGCGACGGGATGGGAAAAGATGAATCTAATATGGAATCAATGGAAATAGCTATGTATCAAACTGCTCGCAGAAAAATTAATAACGTTATAAATCAAAGCCTTACACATGTAGATCAACGACCACATGCTGCTGAAAGTAGTTCAGAGAGAAATCCTGTTGGTGGCCTACCTACTTTGCAAGTAAGAGTTCCTGATATTCGATCAAGACAAACCTCTAGACATTCGGATGTCAGTTCAGATGGGTTTCACCCTACTGACTGTGATGGGGTTTATCTTTCATCATGTGGGCATGCTGTTCATCAAAGCTGCCTTGAACGATATTTAAAGTCCTTAAAGGAAAG GTCGGACAGAAGAAATGTCTTTGAAGGTGCACATATTGTGGATCTAAAACTG GGAGAATTTCTCTGTCCTGCATGCCGGGGACTAGCTAATTCTGTATTGCCTGCATGTGCCGGAGATTTATGTTCTGTCTCAAGTATACAGGAAAGTTCGCATGATATGTTAGGTAAATCAGATGCACAGATGCCTTCTCTTCGGCTCTGTGAAGCGTTGTGTCTACTACGATCTGCGGCTGACGAGATCGAAGATGGTGATTGCGTTAGAACAGTTTCCCTGCAGGGAGATGAATCAATAAGGAAAGATCTTGAATCTGTTTCTAACAAGCTCTGGAATTTCTATTTTTCTGAGCGACAGGAAAATTTTCCGGGAAGTCATTGGCTATCACAATCAATCGTAATGTGGGACACCCTTAAGTACTCTCTTATTTCAATGGAAATTGTTACTCGCTGTGCGAAGAGTTCAGTGTTTCCTGTCTATTGTATTGACTCCTTGTATGAAGAGTTAAATACCTCTAAGGGAACTGCTTTGTCACTCTTATTACGAGTGGTACAGAGCACCCGAACAAAGAATGCTTTACATGTTTGTCAGAGATTTGTGGGCTTGAAGCATCTTGCAGAGTCTATATGCTCTGGAATTTCAAGTAGTCCTTCGAGCAGCATTTTTGGAAGTGAAG CAGATTCATTGAAGAATATAAACCTGCTCTGGAATCGATCATCTGATCCAGTTCTTTTCCATGACCCATTTTCATCACTGATGTGGGCTCTTTTTTGTCTCCCTTCTCCTTTCATCACCTGCCAGGAATCTCTATTATCACTTGTGCATATTTTCTACAGCGTGTCTCTTGTTCAG ACTATAATTGCCTATTGCGCGGGTCGCATGTTTGACTTGAGTAACTTAGATAACCTGCTTAGCGACATCTCCATCGCTTTGAGAGAATCAGGTGGTTGGGAGTATTTCAGGTCTAACAATATGGATTTATCATGTGATATAAAAGAGACTATCCGTAAATATAGTCTTCCTTTCTTGAGGAGATGTGCAATGCTGTGGAGGCTACTGGAAACTACTACTTCTGGAAAGCTTCATGAAGAGGTAGAtaagtttgatgagtccaccaGTGACAATATGGATTTCATGCATAGTCCCCAGTCGGAGCTGAATCATGTGAATGAATTGGAGAAAATGTTCAAGATTCCGCCTATTGATACCATTCTCAGTGATGAACTTCTCCGGTCCTCAACACAAACATGGCTTGGACATTTCCAGAAGGAATACAAAGTATACAGAGTTAAAGAGCCTCTTTGCATAACACCTGTAGTTCCTTTCCAGCTTATGAAGTTGCCCAATTTATACCAGGACCTATTGCAAAG GTATATCAAGAAACCTTGCAGCAGCTGCAAGGAAGTTCTGGAAGAACCTGCATTATGTCTTCTTTGTGGAAGATTGTGTTCTCCCATAAGGCCACCTTGTTGCAG AGAAAGTGGTTGTCAGACTCACGCAGTCACCTGTGGTGCTGGTACTGGTGTATTTCTTCTGATACGG CGGACCACAATTTTGCTACAAAGATTTGGAAGACAATCATCTTGGCCATCACTTTACTTGGATACGTTTGGAGAAGAG GATACCAATATGTTCAGAGGAAAACGACTATACCTGAATGAAGAACGTTATGCTGCATTAACAGACATG GTTGGTTCTCATGGACTCGATCAGAGCTCCAAAGTTCTCAATCAAACGACGCTAGGAATTTTCTTAACTTGA